A DNA window from Chloroflexota bacterium contains the following coding sequences:
- a CDS encoding helix-hairpin-helix domain-containing protein codes for MNEALARYRPYLAMMFLFLIVLIGTIFFLRRAEPTALAISTPTPRSTATPASITVDVRGAVNKPGVYTLALGSRVQEALTLAGDATNAADLRPLNLARKLNDGEQLYIPVLGEAPPTSAPASAKGTPTIAKSPGGKINLNTATLPELDTLPGIGPAIAQRILDYRQQNGAFAKIEDIKKVRGIGDAMFDQIKDLITTQ; via the coding sequence ATGAATGAAGCCCTAGCGCGTTACCGCCCGTATCTCGCGATGATGTTCCTCTTTTTGATCGTGCTGATCGGCACGATTTTCTTCCTGCGGCGCGCCGAGCCGACCGCGCTTGCGATCAGCACGCCCACGCCCCGCTCGACCGCGACGCCTGCTTCGATTACGGTAGATGTGCGCGGCGCGGTGAACAAGCCGGGCGTTTACACACTTGCGCTCGGCAGTCGCGTGCAGGAGGCGTTGACACTAGCAGGCGACGCGACGAACGCGGCGGACCTCCGCCCGCTCAACCTCGCGCGCAAACTGAATGATGGCGAGCAGCTGTACATTCCGGTACTTGGGGAAGCGCCTCCTACCTCCGCGCCCGCATCTGCCAAAGGCACGCCAACCATCGCGAAATCGCCAGGCGGCAAAATCAACCTCAACACGGCGACGCTCCCGGAACTCGACACCCTGCCTGGCATCGGTCCCGCCATCGCGCAACGCATTCTTGACTATCGCCAGCAAAACGGCGCGTTCGCCAAAATCGAAGACATTAAAAAAGTGCGCGGCATTGGCGACGCGATGTTCGATCAGATCAAAGACTTGATTACGACCCAATAG
- a CDS encoding zinc ribbon domain-containing protein, translating into MALIKFTRNHNDLSTDNGFQFEFFCDRCGNGFQSTFQGSATSMMTGALDTAAGLFGGLFGTAADLGHKAHSAAWEKQHDEQFAKAIDEVKSQFTQCRRCGKWVCKDVCWNTARSLCKECAPDLEAEYSAIQTEAAISDAREKAATVDYVSADKFKQTIAGACPNCGADVKGGKFCPECGKPVAQKKFCKECGKPMEGAPKFCPECGAKQ; encoded by the coding sequence ATGGCATTGATCAAATTTACGCGCAACCACAATGACTTGAGCACGGACAATGGTTTTCAATTCGAATTTTTTTGCGACCGTTGCGGCAACGGATTCCAAAGCACGTTTCAAGGATCGGCGACGAGCATGATGACCGGCGCGCTCGACACGGCGGCGGGTTTGTTCGGCGGTTTGTTTGGCACGGCGGCAGACCTGGGACACAAGGCGCATTCCGCGGCGTGGGAGAAACAGCATGACGAGCAATTTGCCAAAGCGATAGACGAAGTGAAATCACAGTTCACGCAATGCCGGCGCTGTGGCAAGTGGGTGTGTAAAGATGTCTGCTGGAACACCGCGCGTAGTTTGTGCAAAGAGTGCGCGCCCGACCTCGAAGCCGAGTACTCGGCGATTCAAACCGAAGCGGCAATTTCCGACGCGCGCGAGAAAGCGGCGACGGTGGATTACGTGTCTGCCGACAAATTCAAACAGACGATTGCCGGCGCGTGCCCGAACTGCGGCGCGGATGTCAAGGGCGGCAAGTTTTGTCCCGAATGCGGCAAGCCAGTCGCCCAGAAAAAGTTTTGCAAAGAGTGTGGCAAGCCGATGGAAGGCGCACCCAAGTTTTGTCCCGAGTGCGGGGCGAAGCAGTGA
- a CDS encoding uracil-DNA glycosylase, with protein sequence MSELTDLYAQVRVCKKCDLSKGRTNAVPGEGPENAEIMMIGEAPGFHEDQQGRPFVGAAGKFLDELLAGINLKREQIYICNVIKCRPPQNRDPLPEEMDACRPYLDQQIELIKPKIIITISRFAMMRWFADRKIGEIHGKPRKFGNLVVLPMYHPAAALHQPSLRRVLEDDFKRVPEILKQLATLKEQAEEKKPEPPQQLSMF encoded by the coding sequence ATGTCCGAACTCACTGACCTTTACGCGCAAGTGCGCGTGTGCAAAAAATGCGATCTCTCGAAGGGGCGCACGAACGCGGTGCCCGGCGAGGGACCGGAGAACGCCGAGATTATGATGATCGGCGAAGCGCCGGGCTTTCACGAAGACCAACAAGGGCGTCCGTTCGTCGGCGCAGCAGGAAAATTTCTCGACGAGTTGCTCGCCGGCATCAACTTGAAACGCGAGCAGATTTATATTTGCAACGTGATCAAATGTCGTCCACCGCAAAACCGCGATCCGCTCCCGGAAGAAATGGATGCGTGCCGACCATACCTCGACCAGCAGATCGAACTTATCAAACCCAAAATCATCATCACGATCAGCCGCTTTGCGATGATGCGCTGGTTCGCCGACCGGAAAATCGGCGAGATTCACGGCAAGCCGCGCAAATTTGGCAACCTGGTCGTCTTGCCGATGTACCATCCGGCAGCCGCGTTGCACCAACCCAGTTTGCGCCGCGTACTCGAAGACGATTTCAAGCGCGTGCCGGAAATTCTTAAGCAGTTGGCGACGCTAAAAGAACAAGCCGAAGAGAAAAAACCGGAACCTCCGCAACAGTTGAGTATGTTTTAG
- a CDS encoding ribonuclease J has product MLKPKLKIIPLGGAGEIGKNMTLVEYGDAIVVIDAGFMFPENDMLGVDIVIPDIAYLLERKDQVRGIVITHGHEDHIGALPYILPRLNVPIYATPLTRGLIEVKLKTHKLLKDATLHTVQTRDTIDLAPLTVETFHVSHSVPDGVGLAIHTPLGTVVHSGDFKFDPSPVDGQLTDFAKLAELGGRGVLVLMSDSTNADSPGHTPSEETVAESFTRVFATAEARIIIATFASNISRIQQVIGTAVRFNRHVVVVGRSMQDNVKMATELGYLRVPEGVLIRADQMHKHPPNEIVVVCTGGQGEPTSALTKMANRDHKQVTLAPGDTVILSATPIPGNEEMINKTLNNLFRAGANVVYHELMNVHVSGHASREEQKLMINLLRPKYFVPLHGEYRHLALHARLAQSLGIARDHVFVVENGSVVEFDDEGCARLAHETVPASDVLVDGLGIGDIGSTVLRERHHLSEDGFLVALVTLDAHTGELVFGPEIITHGFVYAEVSEELIAGAKEAILNTLKGGRDAGLSATLKDVLSQYLYKKTHRRPMVIPVVTEV; this is encoded by the coding sequence ATCTTGAAACCTAAATTAAAAATCATCCCTCTCGGCGGCGCAGGCGAGATCGGCAAAAATATGACGCTCGTCGAGTACGGCGATGCGATTGTCGTGATTGACGCCGGGTTCATGTTCCCCGAAAATGATATGCTCGGTGTGGACATTGTGATTCCGGATATTGCGTACTTGCTCGAACGCAAAGATCAGGTGCGCGGCATCGTCATCACGCACGGACACGAAGACCACATCGGCGCGCTGCCGTACATTTTGCCGCGCCTCAACGTTCCAATTTACGCGACGCCGCTCACGCGCGGTTTGATCGAAGTTAAACTCAAGACACACAAACTGCTCAAGGACGCGACGCTGCACACGGTTCAAACGCGCGACACGATTGACCTCGCGCCGCTGACGGTCGAGACGTTTCACGTCAGTCACAGCGTGCCCGATGGTGTTGGTCTCGCGATTCACACGCCGCTCGGCACGGTCGTCCACTCCGGCGATTTCAAATTCGATCCCAGCCCGGTGGATGGACAACTGACCGATTTTGCGAAACTCGCGGAACTGGGCGGGCGCGGCGTGCTCGTGTTGATGAGCGACAGCACGAACGCGGATTCGCCGGGACACACGCCGTCGGAAGAAACGGTCGCCGAAAGTTTCACGCGCGTGTTCGCCACCGCCGAGGCGCGCATCATCATCGCGACGTTCGCGTCGAACATCTCGCGCATTCAACAGGTGATTGGCACAGCCGTGCGTTTCAATCGCCACGTCGTCGTCGTCGGTCGCTCGATGCAAGACAACGTCAAGATGGCAACCGAGCTGGGTTACTTGCGTGTGCCGGAAGGTGTGTTGATTCGTGCGGATCAGATGCACAAACACCCGCCGAACGAAATTGTCGTGGTGTGCACCGGCGGGCAGGGCGAGCCGACGAGCGCGCTGACCAAGATGGCGAATCGCGATCACAAGCAAGTGACGCTCGCGCCCGGCGACACGGTCATTCTCTCGGCGACGCCGATTCCCGGCAACGAGGAGATGATCAACAAGACGCTGAACAATTTGTTCCGCGCCGGCGCGAACGTCGTGTACCACGAGTTGATGAACGTGCACGTTTCCGGGCACGCGAGCCGCGAAGAACAAAAATTGATGATCAATCTTTTGCGACCGAAATACTTTGTGCCGTTGCACGGCGAGTATCGCCACCTCGCGTTGCACGCGCGCCTAGCGCAATCGCTCGGCATCGCGCGCGATCACGTTTTCGTCGTCGAGAACGGCAGCGTCGTCGAGTTCGACGATGAAGGATGCGCGCGTCTCGCGCACGAGACCGTGCCGGCGAGCGACGTGCTCGTGGATGGACTCGGCATCGGTGATATCGGTTCGACAGTTCTGCGCGAGCGGCATCATCTTTCCGAAGACGGTTTTCTCGTCGCGCTCGTCACGCTCGACGCGCACACCGGCGAATTGGTGTTTGGTCCCGAAATCATCACGCACGGTTTTGTCTACGCCGAAGTCTCCGAAGAGTTGATCGCCGGCGCGAAGGAAGCGATTCTCAACACGCTCAAGGGTGGGCGCGATGCTGGGTTGAGCGCGACACTCAAGGACGTGTTGAGTCAGTATCTCTACAAAAAAACGCATCGTCGTCCGATGGTGATTCCGGTCGTCACCGAGGTCTAG
- a CDS encoding MFS transporter → MTIAAGHWIHDTYTAFLAPLLIVFKENLGLSNAEAGLLSVFMQEASLAQPFIGGIADRFGARYFVILAPAVTGVAMSLLGLAPNYLTLAILLTIVGVSSACIHAVGPVLTGNHSGSKLGLGMSLWMVGGESGRFIGPLVIAVAVPVLTLPNIYWLMVGGLLASAILFLNMPADPTHAAKSQQKGVSLRQELRGKRKIIAVLVGLIIIHVFMSAALVTYLPVLLHDQGETFSMASFGLASLQAAGVVGAFFGGTLSDKLGRRWMLFASILPTSIFMFVFLAATGWMRLPLLLILGFTALSITPVTMALVQESFPQNRALANGFYMALSFFVRSIVVIGLGWLGDGFGLRTAFFVSAIVPLLGLPLLVILPNKKTVVQVTQ, encoded by the coding sequence TTGACCATTGCGGCAGGGCATTGGATTCACGATACGTACACCGCGTTTCTTGCGCCGCTGTTGATCGTGTTCAAAGAGAACCTGGGATTGTCCAATGCCGAAGCCGGTCTTTTGTCGGTGTTCATGCAAGAGGCGTCGTTGGCGCAACCATTCATCGGCGGCATTGCTGATCGTTTTGGCGCGCGTTACTTTGTGATCTTGGCGCCAGCGGTCACCGGCGTCGCGATGAGTCTGCTTGGTCTCGCGCCTAATTACCTAACGCTCGCGATTTTGTTGACGATTGTCGGCGTCAGCTCCGCGTGCATTCACGCGGTTGGACCGGTGTTGACTGGAAATCATTCGGGATCCAAACTGGGTCTGGGAATGAGTCTGTGGATGGTCGGCGGTGAGTCGGGGCGTTTTATCGGACCGCTGGTCATTGCAGTGGCGGTTCCGGTCCTGACTCTGCCCAACATCTATTGGCTGATGGTTGGTGGTTTGCTTGCGTCGGCGATTCTTTTCCTGAACATGCCCGCTGACCCAACCCATGCCGCGAAATCGCAGCAAAAAGGCGTATCACTGCGCCAAGAATTAAGGGGCAAGCGAAAAATCATCGCCGTGTTGGTTGGCTTGATCATCATTCATGTTTTTATGAGCGCGGCGTTGGTGACGTACTTGCCGGTGCTCTTGCACGACCAGGGCGAAACATTTTCGATGGCGAGTTTCGGTCTTGCGTCTCTGCAAGCGGCGGGCGTCGTCGGCGCGTTTTTCGGCGGTACGTTGAGCGATAAACTGGGACGGCGTTGGATGTTGTTCGCTTCGATTCTGCCGACATCCATTTTTATGTTTGTGTTCCTTGCGGCAACGGGTTGGATGCGTTTGCCGTTGTTGCTCATCCTGGGTTTCACGGCGTTGTCCATCACGCCGGTCACGATGGCATTGGTGCAAGAGAGTTTTCCGCAGAACCGTGCGCTTGCGAATGGCTTTTACATGGCGCTGAGTTTCTTTGTGCGTTCGATTGTGGTAATCGGACTCGGTTGGTTGGGTGATGGATTCGGTCTACGTACCGCGTTCTTCGTCAGCGCGATTGTGCCCTTGTTGGGTTTGCCGCTCTTGGTTATTTTGCCAAACAAAAAAACTGTGGTCCAGGTTACACAATGA
- the pcp gene encoding pyroglutamyl-peptidase I, whose amino-acid sequence MKLLLTGFEPFGGSPVNPSEQVTRALAREKIPGIELVAAILPVDRTRVSDALLDAFETARPDAVVMLGEASHRAVMSLERVAINLLDFRIADNAGAQIVDEPIVHDAPAAYFSTLPLRAMRDAIIAAGVPVELSSSAGTFLCNQAMFTMLHHLAQTKSRTMAGFIHLPPLPEQVVGTSPPRASMALETMLVGLRAAIEQLT is encoded by the coding sequence ATGAAACTGCTCCTCACTGGGTTCGAGCCGTTCGGCGGCTCGCCGGTCAATCCATCCGAGCAAGTGACGCGCGCGTTGGCGCGCGAGAAAATACCCGGCATCGAATTGGTCGCCGCGATTTTGCCGGTGGACCGCACGCGCGTTTCCGACGCGTTGCTCGACGCGTTCGAAACGGCGCGTCCTGACGCGGTCGTGATGCTTGGCGAAGCGTCGCACCGCGCGGTGATGTCGCTTGAACGCGTCGCGATCAACCTGCTCGATTTTCGCATCGCGGATAATGCCGGCGCGCAAATCGTGGACGAGCCGATTGTGCACGATGCGCCCGCCGCGTATTTCAGCACGCTCCCCTTGCGCGCGATGCGCGACGCGATCATCGCGGCTGGTGTGCCGGTCGAATTATCGTCGAGCGCCGGAACGTTTTTGTGCAATCAAGCCATGTTCACCATGTTGCATCACCTCGCGCAAACAAAATCGCGGACGATGGCTGGGTTCATTCACTTGCCGCCGCTGCCCGAACAAGTTGTCGGTACAAGCCCGCCGCGCGCTTCGATGGCGTTGGAGACGATGCTCGTCGGTCTGCGCGCGGCGATTGAGCAATTGACGTGA
- a CDS encoding MBL fold metallo-hydrolase: MSAITITFWGVRGSYPAPGVQTARVGGNTPCVEICAGNHTIILDAGTGIIALGNAMVAQQRADQKPITATLLISHTHHDHTQGFPFFTPTHYQTTTLHVFGPKTLHQDLQDVLARAMLPPVFPITLDELPCVRFMRNLQEGESILLNSTSNEPRVFQDARDQLPLTDDVVRIRALRSHAHPQGVFIYCIEYRGKSVVYATDTEGYTGGDQRLINFTRGTSLLIHDAQYLEDEYASITSPRQGWGHSTWQMAVAVARAADAQRLALFHHEPTHDDDRLERLERDAQAAFPNTFLAREGMTIEL; encoded by the coding sequence ATGAGCGCCATCACGATCACCTTCTGGGGGGTCCGCGGCAGTTATCCGGCGCCGGGCGTCCAGACTGCGCGCGTCGGCGGCAATACGCCGTGCGTCGAGATATGCGCGGGCAATCACACGATCATTCTCGACGCGGGGACCGGCATCATCGCGCTTGGCAATGCCATGGTCGCCCAGCAACGCGCCGATCAAAAACCGATCACTGCAACGCTCCTCATTTCACACACGCACCACGATCACACCCAGGGTTTTCCATTCTTCACGCCAACGCATTATCAAACGACCACGCTCCACGTCTTTGGTCCCAAAACGTTGCACCAGGATTTGCAGGACGTACTCGCGCGCGCGATGCTGCCGCCGGTTTTTCCGATCACACTCGACGAATTGCCCTGCGTTCGATTTATGCGTAACTTGCAAGAAGGCGAAAGCATCCTGCTAAACTCGACGAGCAACGAGCCGCGCGTGTTCCAAGATGCGCGCGATCAACTGCCGCTCACCGACGACGTGGTACGAATTCGCGCGTTGCGTTCGCACGCGCACCCGCAAGGCGTGTTCATCTATTGCATCGAGTATCGCGGCAAGTCGGTCGTGTATGCGACCGACACGGAAGGGTACACCGGCGGGGACCAACGGTTGATCAATTTCACGCGCGGCACGTCGTTGCTGATTCACGACGCGCAGTATTTGGAAGACGAGTACGCGAGCATCACGTCGCCGCGTCAAGGATGGGGACACAGCACGTGGCAAATGGCGGTTGCGGTCGCGCGCGCCGCGGACGCGCAACGGCTCGCGCTCTTCCATCACGAGCCAACGCACGATGATGATCGGCTGGAACGTTTGGAACGCGATGCGCAAGCCGCGTTTCCGAATACATTTCTCGCGCGCGAAGGAATGACTATCGAATTGTAG
- a CDS encoding PAS domain-containing protein — MDPPLHASALEYLVDGLALFDADQRVVLWNRRAAESLRVRANELLGESIQMLIARLAAQTAAPDDTRAQLDAAFASLDGAVELTIVRSEDATMIFTARFFPVRDATGNHLGAGLLLRDVTREREADAMKSQLLSTVSHELRTPLASIKGFATTLLRQDVKWDEATQRDFLRIIEEESDRLTEIIDNLLEMSQIEAGALRVKKEPTQLRALIRDVVDETRMRTESHYFITDLPAELPRAFADPRRVRQVLRNLLENAIKYTKGGAITITCEVEREHILISVADQGDGIPPVLLDKIFERFYQVDGASTRRVGGSGLGLAISRGIIAAHGGKIWAENTAPRGSVFRFTLPLAPIESNE, encoded by the coding sequence ATGGATCCACCTCTGCACGCCAGCGCGCTAGAGTATTTGGTTGACGGTCTCGCGCTGTTCGATGCGGACCAGCGCGTCGTGTTGTGGAATCGCCGCGCGGCGGAATCGTTGCGAGTACGTGCCAACGAACTACTAGGCGAATCCATTCAGATGTTGATCGCACGTCTCGCGGCGCAGACTGCCGCGCCGGACGATACGCGCGCGCAACTTGACGCCGCGTTCGCTTCGCTGGATGGCGCGGTCGAACTTACCATCGTCCGATCCGAGGACGCGACGATGATCTTCACTGCGCGCTTTTTTCCAGTGCGCGATGCGACCGGCAATCACTTGGGCGCTGGGTTGCTCTTGCGCGATGTGACGCGCGAACGCGAAGCAGACGCGATGAAATCGCAACTGCTCTCCACGGTGTCGCACGAACTTCGCACCCCACTCGCCTCGATCAAGGGCTTTGCGACGACGCTCTTGCGCCAAGACGTCAAGTGGGACGAAGCGACGCAACGCGATTTTCTCCGCATCATCGAAGAAGAAAGCGACCGGCTCACCGAGATCATTGACAACCTGCTCGAAATGTCGCAGATCGAAGCCGGCGCGTTGCGCGTGAAAAAAGAGCCGACGCAATTACGCGCGCTCATTCGCGATGTGGTGGACGAAACGCGGATGCGCACCGAGTCGCATTATTTCATCACCGACTTGCCGGCGGAATTGCCGCGCGCGTTCGCCGATCCGCGCCGCGTGCGCCAAGTGTTACGCAATCTGCTCGAAAACGCGATCAAGTACACCAAAGGCGGCGCGATTACGATCACCTGTGAAGTTGAGCGCGAGCATATTTTGATCAGCGTCGCCGATCAAGGCGATGGCATTCCGCCGGTGTTGCTCGATAAAATTTTCGAGCGCTTCTATCAAGTGGACGGCGCGTCGACGCGTCGCGTCGGCGGCAGTGGGTTGGGGCTGGCTATTTCGCGCGGCATCATCGCGGCGCACGGCGGTAAAATTTGGGCAGAGAATACCGCCCCGCGTGGCAGTGTATTTCGTTTCACGCTTCCACTCGCGCCGATCGAATCCAACGAATGA
- a CDS encoding 4Fe-4S ferredoxin → MAYRITRDCIACGMCILQCVNRAIYVNTNDRYAINSERCTECIELGKRRCHLICTVGAIQPDPAHQETKAVLWEKLRHLPTIPTR, encoded by the coding sequence TTGGCATATCGAATCACACGCGATTGTATCGCCTGCGGTATGTGTATATTGCAATGTGTGAATCGGGCGATCTATGTCAACACGAACGACAGATACGCGATCAACTCCGAACGGTGTACCGAGTGCATCGAACTCGGCAAACGCCGCTGTCACTTGATTTGTACCGTCGGAGCGATTCAACCCGACCCGGCGCATCAAGAAACCAAAGCAGTCTTGTGGGAGAAACTGCGCCACCTGCCCACGATACCAACCCGTTGA
- a CDS encoding aldo/keto reductase, which produces MEKRRFGRTGHMSTVAILGCAAFGQVSQAETDAAMERVIAAGVNHIDIAPSYGNAEARLAPWMKLTRSHFFLGCKTTERTREGAWAELHRSLERLGVEQFDLYQLHAVKTFEELDQVTAPGGALEAAIQARADGLTRFIGITGHGFLAPQVYLEALKRFDFDSVLFPLNFVQYANPDYRRASEELIRTCRARDVGTMVIKAICKRPWGDRHRSFATWYEPFADPVHIQQAVDFALSQDITGLCTVGDVSLLPLMLNACARYTALTPADQAALIATSAHYEPLFA; this is translated from the coding sequence ATGGAAAAACGACGATTCGGTCGCACCGGTCACATGAGCACGGTCGCGATCCTGGGTTGCGCGGCGTTCGGTCAGGTGTCGCAAGCCGAAACGGACGCGGCGATGGAACGCGTCATCGCGGCGGGGGTCAATCACATTGACATCGCACCGTCGTATGGCAACGCTGAAGCGCGCCTCGCGCCATGGATGAAACTGACGCGCTCACATTTCTTCCTGGGATGCAAAACAACCGAGCGCACGCGCGAAGGCGCGTGGGCGGAATTGCATCGCTCGCTCGAACGGTTGGGCGTGGAACAATTCGATCTGTATCAATTGCACGCGGTCAAGACGTTCGAAGAACTCGATCAAGTGACCGCGCCCGGCGGCGCGCTGGAAGCCGCCATCCAGGCGCGCGCGGATGGACTGACGCGCTTTATCGGCATCACCGGACACGGTTTCCTCGCGCCCCAGGTCTATCTCGAAGCGCTCAAACGCTTTGACTTTGATTCCGTGTTGTTTCCACTGAACTTTGTCCAGTACGCCAATCCCGATTATCGCCGCGCCTCGGAAGAGCTGATCCGCACGTGTCGCGCGCGCGATGTCGGGACGATGGTCATCAAAGCGATTTGCAAACGTCCCTGGGGCGACCGCCACCGATCCTTTGCGACATGGTACGAACCGTTCGCCGATCCAGTCCACATTCAACAAGCCGTTGATTTCGCCTTGTCGCAAGATATCACTGGGTTGTGCACTGTCGGCGATGTGTCGCTCTTGCCGCTCATGCTCAATGCGTGCGCGCGCTATACGGCGCTCACCCCGGCGGATCAAGCCGCGCTCATCGCGACAAGCGCACACTACGAACCTTTATTCGCGTAA
- a CDS encoding aldo/keto reductase, with product MEYTRLGRTALQVSRLCLGTMNFGPFAGERESFAMMDQALDLGINFFDTANVYGRKLGEGITETILGRWFALGGRRERVVLATKVYGRMGERPNESRLSAYHIRRACDESLRRMQTDHIDLYQMHHIDRNAPWDEVWQAMEQLVTQGKVIYVGSSNFAGWHIAQANEAARARNFFGLVSEQSLYNLAARTIELEVIPACRAYGLGLIPWSPLAGGLLGGALQKANAGRRAEEARQKQIEEKRPQLEQYEALCREIGEQPADVALAWLMSKPAVTAPIIGPRTAEQLTGSLRALELKLNDDVIKRLETIFPGPGGEAPEAYAW from the coding sequence ATGGAATATACGCGATTGGGACGCACCGCGCTGCAAGTGAGCCGGTTGTGTCTTGGCACAATGAACTTTGGTCCGTTCGCGGGCGAACGCGAGAGTTTCGCGATGATGGATCAGGCGCTCGACCTGGGCATCAACTTTTTCGATACGGCGAACGTCTACGGACGCAAACTGGGCGAAGGCATCACCGAAACGATCCTGGGTCGGTGGTTCGCGTTGGGAGGACGCCGCGAGCGCGTCGTGCTCGCGACCAAAGTGTACGGTCGCATGGGCGAACGTCCCAACGAATCGCGTCTTTCGGCGTACCACATTCGCCGCGCGTGCGATGAGAGTTTGCGGCGCATGCAAACCGATCACATTGACCTCTATCAAATGCACCACATTGATCGCAACGCGCCCTGGGACGAAGTATGGCAAGCAATGGAGCAACTCGTCACCCAGGGCAAGGTGATCTATGTCGGATCGTCCAACTTTGCCGGGTGGCACATCGCACAGGCGAACGAAGCTGCGCGCGCGCGGAACTTTTTCGGTCTCGTGTCGGAGCAATCGCTCTACAATCTCGCTGCGCGCACGATTGAACTCGAAGTGATTCCGGCGTGTCGCGCGTACGGACTCGGCTTGATTCCATGGAGTCCGCTCGCCGGTGGGTTGCTCGGCGGCGCGTTGCAAAAAGCCAACGCCGGTCGGCGCGCCGAGGAAGCGCGCCAAAAACAAATTGAAGAAAAACGTCCGCAACTCGAACAATACGAGGCGCTCTGTCGCGAAATCGGCGAGCAACCGGCGGATGTCGCGCTCGCGTGGTTGATGAGCAAGCCCGCGGTCACCGCGCCGATCATCGGACCGCGCACAGCGGAGCAACTGACCGGCAGCTTGCGCGCGCTCGAACTCAAGTTGAACGACGACGTAATCAAACGTCTCGAAACGATCTTCCCCGGTCCGGGCGGTGAAGCGCCCGAAGCGTACGCGTGGTGA